In Phaseolus vulgaris cultivar G19833 chromosome 7, P. vulgaris v2.0, whole genome shotgun sequence, the genomic stretch AAGcaaggaaaaacagagagccAAGAGAAGCACCAAAGCGACGCAGAAAGCAGCGAAGGGATTAAGGAAAACGATAAAGAAGATGTTAAGGTTGTCGCGCAAGAGCCATCCAAAAACGTTGAAGGtactaacaataataatagcaACAAAAGTAACGCCGTTAGAAACATGGATGGATGCGCCGCCGGTAAAGCTGCTGTTCAGTTTCAAGAGCCAAAGCCGGAGGTGAGGCAGACCGTGGTATTACAACCGGCCGTACCGGTAACCGAAAAAAAAGTCAGCATCGCTGTTCAAGTTCCTAACGACAATGAAGCAACCGGAAATGAGAATAAAACCGGTGGAGCCGGCGGCGGTGGTGCTAGTggagtgaaaaagaagaaaaagaaggcgACGGCGACCGGGAAAGGAAGTAATAACAACAACGTTAACGAGGTTGGTAGTGATGCAAAGGCCAACGATGGTTCCAGTAACCAGTCAAATAGTCAAGGTCTCGTTCATGATCCAGCTGTTCCAGTTCCAAGTTCAGTTCCTTTCGCGATCCCAGCCAATGACAGTTGGGCACGTCAACACCACATTTACCGTCAGTACCCACCGCATTACTATGCACCTCCTCCTGTTCCTGCACCTGCACCTGCTCATGTTGTTCACAGTATGAGCTACCATACGGCGCATCCTAGCAGCAGCTACGGTGCAGCGTATTATGCACCTGCCCAACCGTATTCGTACGCCCACGTGGTGCGCCCAGGCTACGAAGTGGAGCCTCCAGCCTACACGTACGAAGCGGAACCGTATGCATCGTATGGTCCATCGCAGCCGTCGGATTCGTTCGAGCTCTTCAGCGATGAAAATCCGAATGCGTGCTCACTGATGTGAGAGTGAGTGGCATTGCACGCAATCATTTCATTAAAGTAATTTTGTAATGGGTGTAGATATAGAAGAATATTTGACAGGCCtccttttaatttattaatatattttaggaaaaaactatttgtttgtttttattgaAGGGATGAAAAGTAAGGGAGAATAATGGGTGAATGTGGCTCTGTGGTTGTTCTTGGTACCCCACAAGCTCCACTGCGCAATATCCATCACTTTA encodes the following:
- the LOC137830038 gene encoding heavy metal-associated isoprenylated plant protein 35-like; protein product: MAATESKAEPKEAGEGVEREPLACKTVALRVSIHCQGCKKKVKKILEAIYGVYKIDIDQKQHKVVVTGNVDGETLIWKLTKAGKHAELWPEKADLGKKKQGKTESQEKHQSDAESSEGIKENDKEDVKVVAQEPSKNVEGTNNNNSNKSNAVRNMDGCAAGKAAVQFQEPKPEVRQTVVLQPAVPVTEKKVSIAVQVPNDNEATGNENKTGGAGGGGASGVKKKKKKATATGKGSNNNNVNEVGSDAKANDGSSNQSNSQGLVHDPAVPVPSSVPFAIPANDSWARQHHIYRQYPPHYYAPPPVPAPAPAHVVHSMSYHTAHPSSSYGAAYYAPAQPYSYAHVVRPGYEVEPPAYTYEAEPYASYGPSQPSDSFELFSDENPNACSLM